From a single Candidatus Spechtbacteria bacterium genomic region:
- the serS gene encoding serine--tRNA ligase gives MLDIRFIRENPDIVKKAVQNKNSDVDIDKLLEVDEKRRKFIGQVDDFRAKQNLVSDQIAQEKDENIRSEKIEEMQHLKRDLHDVEGHLAEIELEFKSMMMEVPNIPFDDVPVGRDESFNEVLREVGDRPKFSFEPKDYMTLAQTHDWIDVERASKIAGTRFSYLRRDLPLLEFAIVTYTMNKLAEHGFIPCLPPVFIKPEYMDAMGFLHGATKDDVYFLEQDQMYLVGTSEQSIGPMHAGETLPREYLPLRYAGFSTCFRREAGSYGKDTKGILRVHQFDKVEMISFSAPEKSREEHKFLLSLNEAMMQELGLPYRVIHICTGDLGLSKAEQFDIETWIPSEGRYRETHSASNTTDFQARRLGIKTKNEEGDTVLVHMLNDTAFAIGRILIAIIENFQQEDGSVRIPDALVPYFGAEVMPKSK, from the coding sequence GAAAATCCAGATATTGTAAAAAAAGCTGTTCAGAATAAGAACAGCGATGTTGATATTGATAAATTGCTTGAGGTTGATGAAAAGCGTCGAAAATTTATTGGGCAAGTAGATGATTTTCGCGCCAAGCAAAATCTTGTTTCAGATCAAATCGCTCAAGAAAAAGATGAAAATATCCGCTCGGAAAAAATAGAAGAGATGCAGCATTTAAAGCGCGATTTACACGACGTAGAGGGGCATTTAGCAGAAATTGAACTGGAGTTTAAAAGCATGATGATGGAAGTGCCAAACATTCCTTTTGATGATGTGCCAGTCGGGCGCGACGAGAGCTTTAATGAAGTATTGCGCGAAGTAGGAGATAGACCTAAATTTTCTTTTGAACCCAAAGATTACATGACCCTGGCGCAAACGCATGACTGGATAGATGTGGAGCGCGCTTCAAAAATAGCTGGCACAAGGTTCTCGTATCTTCGCCGCGACTTACCATTACTTGAGTTTGCCATAGTCACTTACACCATGAATAAGCTTGCAGAGCACGGATTTATTCCATGCCTGCCGCCGGTGTTTATTAAGCCGGAGTACATGGACGCGATGGGTTTTTTGCACGGCGCGACTAAAGATGATGTATATTTCTTGGAGCAAGATCAAATGTATTTAGTGGGTACGTCTGAGCAATCAATCGGGCCAATGCACGCGGGCGAAACATTGCCGCGTGAATATTTGCCGCTTCGCTATGCCGGATTTTCCACTTGTTTCCGCAGAGAAGCGGGATCGTATGGTAAAGACACCAAGGGCATCTTGCGCGTACACCAATTCGATAAAGTAGAAATGATCAGTTTTTCCGCGCCGGAAAAATCACGCGAGGAGCATAAGTTTCTTTTGAGTTTGAATGAAGCAATGATGCAAGAGCTTGGATTGCCATATCGCGTAATTCATATCTGTACCGGCGACCTAGGCCTTTCTAAAGCTGAACAGTTTGATATTGAAACATGGATTCCAAGCGAGGGCAGATACCGCGAAACACATTCGGCAAGCAACACAACTGATTTTCAGGCGCGCCGCCTCGGCATAAAAACAAAAAACGAAGAAGGGGATACGGTGCTCGTGCACATGCTTAATGACACGGCATTTGCCATCGGCCGCATTCTTATTGCTATTATAGAAAACTTTCAACAGGAAGACGGGAGTGTGCGCATTCCCGATGCTTTGGTGCCTTATTTTGGGGCGGAGGTGATGCCGAAGAGTAAATAG
- a CDS encoding FtsQ-type POTRA domain-containing protein, with translation MHLTFFQRKKRNHFIGEEKEKGFKSHTFSILPKPSFSHAVGMGVFLLLTIGGFAIYALFFSKWARITTISVNGSQFVESEQVLQIAQNAANGKKFLVLPLNSYAMFPAASIIQAEEKAFPRLASVSVSRSFPHIATITVKERQIAGIWCVDQQVGCAFIDSEGVIFESAPSSTQGMLFFLVEDGRAATVPDLGTQVLDAKMYVFLQDLRGSLSQAKIIPARIRIKSNEEVDITFNGSSQSTWDAYFSTQESPQYQARVLARILSEEVGDKQIPLLSYIDMRVKNKVFYKFKDQEPVAPVTQP, from the coding sequence ATGCACCTAACGTTTTTCCAGCGTAAAAAGCGCAACCATTTTATTGGCGAAGAAAAAGAGAAAGGGTTTAAATCGCACACCTTTTCCATTTTGCCAAAGCCCTCATTTTCCCATGCCGTTGGTATGGGCGTCTTTTTATTGCTTACCATTGGTGGATTCGCAATCTATGCGCTATTTTTTTCCAAATGGGCGCGCATTACAACAATCAGTGTTAACGGCTCGCAATTTGTCGAAAGCGAGCAGGTTTTGCAAATAGCGCAAAATGCGGCGAATGGTAAAAAGTTTTTAGTATTGCCGCTTAATTCGTACGCGATGTTTCCTGCAGCATCGATAATTCAGGCCGAGGAAAAAGCATTTCCGCGACTTGCTTCAGTTTCGGTATCGCGATCATTTCCACATATCGCTACAATTACAGTTAAGGAGCGGCAAATCGCGGGAATATGGTGCGTCGACCAGCAAGTCGGCTGCGCGTTTATAGACTCCGAGGGAGTTATTTTTGAATCCGCGCCATCGTCAACGCAAGGCATGCTTTTCTTTTTAGTTGAAGACGGCCGAGCGGCAACGGTGCCAGATTTAGGAACACAGGTGCTGGACGCAAAAATGTATGTTTTTTTGCAGGATTTGAGAGGGAGCTTAAGCCAAGCAAAAATTATACCCGCGCGTATCAGAATAAAAAGCAACGAGGAAGTTGATATTACGTTCAATGGCTCTTCGCAAAGCACGTGGGACGCGTATTTTTCCACACAGGAAAGTCCGCAGTACCAGGCGCGGGTATTAGCGCGCATTTTGTCGGAAGAGGTCGGCGATAAACAGATTCCGCTACTCTCATATATTGATATGCGCGTGAAGAATAAAGTATTTTATAAATTCAAAGACCAAGAGCCGGTAGCGCCAGTCACTCAACCCTAG
- a CDS encoding glycosyltransferase family 39 protein → MAAAALFASYGDSITTDEAPHITAGYSYLTRHDYRINPEHPPLIKDIAALPLLFLNLNFPDQSPSWTTNVNDQWSLAPQFLFESGNNPDQIIWWGRMGPILVMLLLGIGIFLWTKKLFGEKTALFTLFIYAFSPELIAHGRLVTTDVPAAAAFFAGTWAYLHFLERQTWKNFFLASFVIAIAQLTKFSLILLWPLFIAATILWVIFKDPPLEIISLQIIKRLLRYAAVFTGIVVMSYIFLYPVYQFHVLNYPVEKQIQDINTILDGPRLQNINHALVWMADKPVLRAYSQYLLGLAMVVLRVGGGNTTYFLGQVANVAWWYYFPVVYLLKIPTAFLILLGFSVLLFIKSLWRNSTILNRAYALEGRIHGCWTMLKEFMYNNFTEFIMVLFILLYWMTSMTGNLNIGVRHIIPTFPFIIILVAGQIHRWIHEPITIVPTHPLAAVAQTVAAYIKKWFRVFLIAVLLFWYGMTSIAVAPHYLAYFNEIAGGPANGYKYVTDSNLDWGQNLKRLAEFVEQNNINKIKVDYFGGSSPTYYLGNHYEQMNASLGPQKGWIAVSATFLQQGRAVPAKGWKESTTFYKWLDAYKPVTVIGYSIFVYHIE, encoded by the coding sequence ATGGCTGCGGCAGCGCTTTTTGCAAGTTATGGCGATTCCATCACCACCGACGAAGCGCCCCACATTACCGCGGGGTACAGTTACCTCACGCGTCATGACTACCGCATCAATCCCGAGCATCCGCCACTCATTAAAGACATCGCCGCTCTTCCGCTTCTTTTCCTAAATTTAAATTTTCCTGACCAAAGCCCAAGCTGGACGACAAATGTCAACGACCAGTGGAGTTTAGCTCCACAATTCCTTTTTGAATCTGGTAATAACCCCGACCAGATTATTTGGTGGGGACGCATGGGGCCAATCCTTGTAATGCTTTTGCTTGGTATCGGCATATTTCTTTGGACTAAAAAATTATTTGGAGAAAAAACCGCGCTATTTACGTTATTTATTTACGCGTTTTCACCAGAACTCATCGCGCATGGCCGTCTAGTTACAACCGACGTTCCGGCCGCGGCAGCATTTTTTGCCGGCACGTGGGCATATCTTCATTTTCTTGAACGCCAAACTTGGAAAAACTTTTTCCTTGCCTCGTTTGTAATTGCCATTGCACAGCTAACAAAATTCTCACTCATTCTGCTGTGGCCGCTCTTCATAGCCGCAACAATTTTGTGGGTTATTTTCAAAGACCCACCCCTGGAGATTATCTCATTACAGATAATAAAACGCTTACTCCGCTATGCCGCCGTGTTCACCGGAATTGTCGTGATGTCGTATATTTTTCTCTATCCGGTATACCAATTCCATGTACTGAATTATCCCGTGGAAAAACAAATACAGGACATCAATACAATCCTTGATGGGCCGCGCTTGCAAAACATAAACCACGCGCTCGTATGGATGGCCGACAAGCCAGTACTGCGCGCTTATTCTCAGTATCTTCTCGGGCTAGCAATGGTAGTGCTTCGCGTTGGCGGCGGCAACACCACGTATTTCCTGGGCCAAGTTGCCAATGTTGCATGGTGGTATTACTTCCCTGTCGTTTACCTCCTTAAGATTCCTACGGCATTTCTTATCCTACTCGGATTTTCTGTTCTTCTTTTCATTAAATCTCTTTGGCGCAATTCTACTATTCTCAATCGCGCGTATGCTTTAGAGGGGAGAATCCATGGCTGTTGGACAATGCTTAAAGAGTTCATGTATAATAACTTCACCGAGTTCATTATGGTGTTGTTCATCTTGCTTTACTGGATGACCAGTATGACAGGCAACCTCAACATCGGCGTCCGTCACATCATTCCAACATTTCCATTCATTATAATTCTTGTGGCAGGACAGATTCATCGTTGGATTCACGAGCCAATAACGATCGTGCCAACTCATCCTCTTGCCGCTGTGGCACAAACAGTTGCCGCGTATATTAAAAAATGGTTCCGCGTGTTCTTAATTGCTGTATTGCTTTTCTGGTATGGAATGACGAGCATTGCCGTCGCGCCACATTACCTTGCATATTTTAATGAAATTGCCGGCGGGCCCGCGAATGGCTATAAATATGTAACTGATTCAAACCTTGATTGGGGACAAAACCTCAAACGACTAGCTGAATTCGTAGAACAAAATAATATCAATAAAATAAAGGTTGATTATTTTGGCGGCAGCAGCCCAACTTACTACTTGGGCAATCATTACGAGCAAATGAACGCCAGTCTTGGTCCGCAGAAAGGTTGGATAGCAGTATCCGCCACATTCCTTCAGCAAGGCAGGGCCGTACCAGCCAAGGGCTGGAAAGAATCTACAACATTCTACAAATGGCTCGATGCATATAAGCCAGTAACAGTAATTGGATATTCTATATTTGTTTATCACATCGAATAG